The DNA sequence GACCATTATATTATACTTCACCGAAGCATTTTACTTTCACTCAACTGATCTTAACTTCTATGTGGTATTCCCTTGTGTTTTAAATAGTAAGTATTATCTTAATATTACTTATACATCGGTACATATAATTAAGGTCAATTAACACAGAAAGAGCAGCAGAAAGCCTTTTCATGAGgccaaaatttaaaaagcataacaactcccgcactaagaatttaatccttgtattaggtatttcacaaacatttaagtcacatgcacaaagacatccagacccaggacaagcattcgtcaaaaacatcacacaaaagctttcctacgcggggatagaacccGCGTCACTGACGCTCAGTGGGCTTATCTTGTTGATCTCAACCagtcagctatccgtgcagtcgcaGTTTTGAAATGCTGCAACGGTTTGCTCATACGTATTTATCGGTTTCCAGTTTCCATTCgcgatttagaaaaaaataagtggAGGCAAgactttgtccagcagtgggacaacttaagcttataataataataatcttttcatattttctttcacaGTAATCACTCTACTAGGTCTAATATACCTGCCgaccaaattaaaattgtttggacAAATCCCTGGCGTGTCCGGTATGGATCGCGAGATAGACGACGAGAATACTCAGATCCTGAGACAGATGGGCAACTTCCGAAGACGGAAGACTGGCaacaatgtcaaaaataaacatgtctGATGTTGCCAGACGAAAAAATGGATGGATGACGTGTTGTGTAAAAGGTATTTGAGGTTAAGTTAGCTTTagttgtcttttttatttaataataatgtttttgttataatttgtgaaataactgtatcactaaaatataagtttttataattgtttagtaacggtttactcacgcgtatgtatcgggatggcctgactagtttcggaaccgaCCGGAGTCCGTAATCATGACACGATAAAgtcgcgtgagtaaaccattgttaGCAATTATTGAGTAATTATATTGAGAATTCTTTTTCATATCATGGCAATACACATTGGTGTTACtagttaaatttttatttcatttttttttataacaataatacttactttaaaaatgaatctcTTCCTTCCAACTTTTATATTCATGCGATAAATtatcgcatttttttattattttttttaaatcgaccattttttttaacagtgaCCTTGGGTACCGTAATTTCGGGGTGTATTGCAAATTATGATGTGAATAAAAATAGTGATCTTTAAAATCATCTcctgtaataatttaattaataaaaaaacatgataactTGAATTcttcttgtaatttaaaaataaaattcttctcGTTCCTGCTTTTATGTTGccaatttatcattaaaatagtaGTATTTTATCTCATAAGAAGCAATACACCTAGAATTACAGTACATgacatataatatattcttatttataagtataattttctttatttgaaactaacatattttaacaagtaaattgaaatatctatttttatctaaaatggcATACACTGCCATCATCATCGTCGtgatcatcctagcctttcccaactatgttggggtcggcttccagtctaaccggattcatctaagtaccagtgttttacaaggagcgactgtctatctgacctcctcaacctagttacctgggcaacacgatactccttagttagactggttgtcataATGATTAATCCAGTAAAATCCAAAATATTCCCCAACCAAGTGGGAAGGAACAAAACGGTATCAATGTCTACGACTTCCACTTGAAGTAGCATTCTGGAATGCTACTTTATTCCT is a window from the Trichoplusia ni isolate ovarian cell line Hi5 chromosome 3, tn1, whole genome shotgun sequence genome containing:
- the LOC113509058 gene encoding uncharacterized protein LOC113509058 translates to MAVQNKVLYAFRGWIAFVAFMDLGTAGRSYIERRSFLSNNGDDHLDGDFTISRMLGMYSVLKALALIHCTLYIHYRPVVSMGYWSLTLTIILYFTEAFYFHSTDLNFYVVFPCVLNIITLLGLIYLPTKLKLFGQIPGVSGMDREIDDENTQILRQMGNFRRRKTGNNVKNKHV